Proteins co-encoded in one Microbacterium hydrocarbonoxydans genomic window:
- a CDS encoding aliphatic sulfonate ABC transporter substrate-binding protein: MSTITRRIIPAIAIAGTMMLVASGCVAGENATASDTSKDDSSAAGEWSADTLSIDFATYNPLSLVIRDQGILEEILGGDVDVEWVQSAGSNKANELLRSGSIDVGSTAGSAALLARANGSPIQVIDIYSQPEWSAIVVGPDSEITSVEDLAGKSVAATKGTDPYFFLLQSLEEAGLSVDDVEVQNLQHADGRAALDGGSVDAWAGLDPIMAAAEVESGDQLVYRNVDFNTYGFLNATEDFIENHADLAQAVVDAYEQAREWALENPDETAALLAEVAGIDIEVANTVITERSNLDVSGIPGDDQVAVLEKIAPVLVDSGDVQGGEDSVDKALDSIVNATFAEKAVGGE, translated from the coding sequence ATGAGCACCATCACCCGCCGAATCATCCCCGCGATCGCGATCGCCGGGACGATGATGCTCGTCGCATCCGGCTGCGTCGCCGGTGAGAACGCCACGGCGTCCGACACCTCGAAGGACGACTCCTCTGCAGCCGGCGAGTGGTCTGCCGACACTCTGTCGATCGACTTCGCCACCTACAACCCGCTGAGCCTCGTGATCCGCGACCAGGGCATCCTCGAGGAGATCCTCGGCGGTGACGTCGATGTCGAGTGGGTGCAGTCCGCGGGCTCCAACAAGGCGAACGAGCTGCTGCGCTCCGGGTCGATCGATGTGGGATCGACTGCAGGTTCGGCCGCGCTCCTCGCCCGCGCGAACGGCTCGCCCATCCAGGTCATCGACATCTACTCGCAGCCCGAGTGGTCGGCGATCGTCGTGGGTCCCGACAGCGAGATCACCTCGGTCGAGGACCTCGCGGGCAAGTCCGTCGCCGCGACGAAGGGCACAGATCCCTACTTCTTCCTGCTGCAGTCGCTCGAGGAGGCGGGCCTCTCGGTCGATGACGTCGAGGTGCAGAACCTCCAGCACGCAGACGGGCGTGCAGCGCTCGACGGTGGCTCGGTCGACGCCTGGGCCGGTCTCGACCCGATCATGGCTGCGGCCGAGGTCGAATCGGGCGACCAGCTCGTGTACCGCAACGTCGACTTCAACACCTACGGATTCCTGAACGCCACCGAGGACTTCATCGAGAACCACGCGGACCTCGCACAGGCGGTCGTCGACGCCTACGAGCAGGCGCGCGAGTGGGCTCTCGAGAACCCCGACGAGACCGCTGCCCTGCTCGCCGAGGTCGCCGGCATCGACATCGAGGTCGCGAACACCGTGATCACCGAGCGCTCGAACCTCGACGTGAGCGGTATCCCGGGAGACGATCAGGTCGCGGTGCTCGAGAAGATCGCTCCCGTGCTCGTCGACTCCGGTGATGTCCAGGGTGGCGAGGACTCGGTCGACAAGGCACTCGACTCGATCGTGAACGCCACCTTCGCAGAGAAGGCGGTCGGGGGCGAGTGA
- a CDS encoding ABC transporter permease: MSLPDERVVVPADAREALDAARGVRRVPDVGARHAWDRPAVRITGGLLLPLLIVVAWQLVTATGVVAPYLLPSPEAVVAAGVELAERGLLWTHIAISVQRVLLGFAIGSVIGLAIAGIVGLSRIGDVLLSPTLSAVRAVPSLAWVPLLILWMQIGEESKVTLIAIGAFFPVYTTVASALRHVDPQLVEAGRSFSLRGWSLFRTVQLPAVVPSVVAGLRLALAQAWLFLVAAELIASSMGLGFLLTDSQNSGRVDRIILSIVLLAVLGTITNALLVLVEKYLLRRWV, from the coding sequence GTGAGCCTTCCCGACGAGCGCGTGGTGGTGCCCGCAGACGCACGGGAGGCGCTCGACGCCGCTCGTGGAGTTCGCCGGGTTCCCGACGTGGGCGCGCGCCACGCGTGGGACCGTCCGGCCGTACGCATCACGGGCGGCCTCCTGCTTCCGCTCCTCATCGTGGTCGCCTGGCAGCTCGTGACGGCCACCGGAGTCGTGGCGCCCTACCTGCTGCCGTCTCCGGAAGCGGTCGTCGCGGCCGGTGTCGAACTGGCCGAGCGCGGGCTCCTCTGGACGCACATCGCGATCTCGGTGCAGCGGGTGCTGCTCGGCTTCGCGATCGGATCCGTGATCGGGCTCGCGATCGCGGGCATCGTCGGGCTCTCGCGGATCGGCGACGTGCTGCTCAGTCCCACGCTCTCCGCAGTCCGTGCAGTGCCATCGCTGGCGTGGGTGCCGCTGCTGATCCTCTGGATGCAGATCGGCGAGGAGTCCAAGGTGACGCTGATCGCGATCGGCGCGTTCTTCCCGGTGTACACGACCGTCGCATCGGCGCTCCGACACGTCGACCCCCAGCTCGTCGAAGCAGGACGCTCGTTCAGCCTCCGGGGCTGGTCGCTGTTCCGTACCGTGCAGCTGCCCGCCGTCGTGCCGTCGGTGGTCGCGGGTCTTCGGCTCGCGCTCGCGCAGGCCTGGCTGTTCCTCGTCGCCGCAGAGCTGATCGCGTCGTCGATGGGACTGGGATTCCTGCTCACCGACTCGCAGAACAGTGGACGAGTGGACAGGATCATCCTGTCGATCGTCCTGCTCGCGGTTCTGGGCACCATCACCAACGCGCTTCTCGTGCTGGTCGAGAAGTACCTGCTCCGACGGTGGGTGTGA
- the acs gene encoding acetate--CoA ligase produces MSEARLHEMRTYPAPAGFADQANVAEEAYARAAADPTGFWEQAAERLDWVVPWHTAHEWDPPVGDAVPAARWFVGGRLNVAYNCVDRHVEAGRGDKVALHFEGEPGDRTAVTYSDLQARVSRAANALIALGVEPGDRVVIYLPVLIETVVITLACARIGAVHSLVFGGFSAEAVRFRLIDTGAKLLVTSDGQFRRGTATEVKSTADIAAADLPDLEHVLVLRRTGQDVPWTEGRDVWWHDLVDTARSTHEPQSFDAEHPLFIIYTSGTTGKPKGLVHTSGGYLTHASWAHWAHFDAKPDDVHWCTADLAWVTAHTYEIYGPLSNGLTQVIYEGTPDTPHRERHLEIIERYGVTVYYTAPTLIRTFMTWFGAELPGDHDLSTLRLLGTVGEAINPEAWIWFRRNFGRDELPVVDTWWQSETGAAMIAPLPGVTTLKPGSASVPLPGIDATVVDANGDEAAPGRSGTLVVRRPWPGMARTVWGNPQRYRDAYWSAYAGHGEHGGYYVAGDGATKDADGYIWILGRLDDVVNVSGHRLSTIEIESALVAHDTVGEAGTAGVADPVTGQAVVAFVTASGRSEVSTSELQVQVATAIGPVAKPKHIVVVPDLPKTRSGKIMRRLLAQLWEAEQDRRAGRESVPLGDTTSLQNPWAVDEIAAVLENAG; encoded by the coding sequence GTGTCCGAAGCGCGCCTGCACGAGATGCGCACGTACCCGGCACCTGCGGGGTTCGCCGACCAGGCGAACGTGGCGGAGGAGGCCTATGCGAGAGCCGCGGCCGATCCCACCGGATTCTGGGAGCAGGCGGCCGAGCGGCTCGACTGGGTCGTGCCCTGGCACACGGCTCACGAATGGGATCCGCCCGTCGGGGATGCCGTTCCCGCCGCACGATGGTTCGTCGGCGGACGGCTCAACGTCGCGTACAACTGCGTCGACCGCCACGTCGAGGCCGGCCGCGGCGACAAGGTCGCGTTGCACTTCGAAGGAGAGCCGGGCGACCGGACCGCCGTGACGTATTCCGATCTCCAGGCCAGGGTGTCGCGCGCGGCGAACGCGCTCATCGCACTCGGAGTCGAGCCCGGCGACCGCGTCGTCATCTACCTGCCCGTGCTGATCGAGACGGTCGTCATCACGCTCGCGTGCGCGCGGATCGGTGCCGTGCACTCGCTCGTCTTCGGTGGGTTCTCCGCCGAGGCCGTACGATTCCGGCTGATCGACACCGGCGCGAAGCTTCTCGTGACGAGCGATGGCCAGTTCAGGCGCGGCACGGCCACGGAGGTCAAGTCGACGGCTGATATCGCGGCCGCCGACCTTCCCGACCTCGAGCACGTGCTCGTCCTCCGTCGCACCGGGCAGGACGTACCCTGGACCGAGGGACGCGACGTATGGTGGCACGACCTCGTCGACACCGCCCGCTCGACGCACGAGCCTCAGTCCTTCGACGCGGAGCATCCGCTCTTCATCATCTACACCTCGGGCACCACCGGCAAGCCGAAGGGGCTGGTCCACACCTCAGGCGGCTACCTGACGCACGCGAGCTGGGCGCACTGGGCTCACTTCGACGCCAAGCCGGACGATGTGCACTGGTGCACTGCCGATCTCGCCTGGGTCACGGCGCACACGTACGAGATCTACGGTCCGCTCTCGAACGGCCTGACCCAGGTGATCTACGAGGGGACTCCCGACACCCCCCACCGCGAGCGACACCTCGAGATCATCGAGCGCTACGGCGTGACCGTGTACTACACCGCGCCCACGCTCATCCGCACCTTCATGACGTGGTTCGGCGCAGAGCTGCCGGGGGATCACGATCTGTCGACGCTGCGGCTGCTCGGCACCGTCGGCGAAGCCATCAATCCCGAGGCCTGGATCTGGTTCCGCCGCAACTTCGGTCGGGACGAACTCCCGGTGGTCGACACCTGGTGGCAGTCCGAGACCGGTGCTGCGATGATCGCTCCTCTGCCCGGTGTGACGACGCTCAAGCCGGGCTCCGCGTCGGTGCCGCTGCCCGGCATCGACGCGACCGTGGTCGATGCGAACGGCGATGAGGCGGCTCCCGGGCGATCGGGAACCCTCGTGGTGCGGCGTCCCTGGCCGGGGATGGCACGGACGGTGTGGGGAAACCCGCAGCGGTACCGCGATGCCTACTGGTCGGCGTATGCCGGGCACGGCGAACACGGCGGCTACTACGTGGCAGGCGACGGTGCGACGAAGGACGCCGACGGATACATCTGGATCCTCGGACGCCTCGACGACGTCGTCAACGTGTCGGGCCATCGGCTCTCGACGATCGAGATCGAGTCCGCGCTCGTGGCCCACGACACGGTGGGGGAGGCCGGCACGGCCGGCGTCGCCGATCCGGTCACCGGTCAGGCCGTCGTGGCCTTCGTCACCGCCTCGGGGCGCTCGGAGGTGTCGACGTCGGAGCTGCAGGTGCAGGTCGCCACCGCGATCGGACCGGTCGCCAAGCCGAAGCACATCGTCGTCGTGCCGGACCTGCCGAAGACCCGGTCAGGAAAGATCATGCGCAGGCTGCTCGCGCAGCTGTGGGAGGCTGAGCAGGACCGTCGCGCCGGGCGCGAGAGCGTCCCGCTGGGCGATACGACATCACTGCAGAACCCCTGGGCCGTCGACGAGATCGCCGCCGTGCTCGAGAACGCTGGATGA